The Microbacterium luteum genome includes a region encoding these proteins:
- a CDS encoding cyanamide hydratase: MRIADFTVPDTLAARGALELATQYQSPAITAHALRSWLWAEAFARVDGITDIDHELLYVSAVLHDIGIATEFDNHTISYEHAGGHVGVALTAGAGWPAHRRNRVLEVIVRHNWPGVDPALDAEGHLLEIATGLDISGARPDALLEVFRREVLAAHPRGTLAAEFGSCLSDQASRKPDTAAKRLVDGGLIVKLAANPLERLG; the protein is encoded by the coding sequence ATGCGCATCGCGGACTTCACTGTGCCCGACACACTGGCGGCACGCGGTGCCCTCGAGCTCGCCACGCAGTACCAATCCCCCGCGATCACCGCTCACGCACTGCGCTCGTGGCTCTGGGCCGAGGCCTTCGCGCGGGTCGACGGCATCACCGACATCGACCACGAGCTGCTGTATGTGTCTGCCGTGCTGCACGACATCGGCATCGCGACGGAGTTCGATAACCACACAATCTCCTACGAGCACGCCGGCGGGCACGTCGGTGTCGCGCTCACCGCGGGAGCAGGCTGGCCGGCGCACCGGCGCAATCGGGTGCTCGAGGTGATCGTGCGCCACAACTGGCCGGGTGTCGATCCGGCGTTGGACGCCGAGGGCCACCTGCTCGAGATCGCCACGGGTCTGGACATCTCCGGCGCGAGGCCGGATGCTCTGTTGGAAGTCTTCCGACGCGAAGTGCTTGCCGCCCACCCGCGAGGAACGCTCGCCGCGGAGTTCGGCTCATGCCTGAGCGACCAGGCATCACGAAAACCCGATACAGCCGCGAAACGACTCGTCGACGGCGGCCTCATCGTCAAGCTCGCGGCCAACCCCCTCGAACGTCTGGGCTGA
- a CDS encoding TetR/AcrR family transcriptional regulator, with protein MSPSDPPSRGSLSRDHIIDGAMALADEIGLEPLTIRRLADHLGVRPMTIYHYVKNKDDIVDGMVGRVFDEVERPAADTLWKDAIASRARSLRDALRRHPWAIPIMESRRTPGADILDHHEALVTTWLSTGFSLAVVAHGLAVVDAFVYGFALQEAALPLGDAGGDLTEAGDQIIAPLSPEAYPSLVRFTSEHVMQPGYDFRDSFEAGLEIVLDGIERRGRNE; from the coding sequence ATGTCGCCGTCAGATCCGCCGTCGCGGGGATCGCTCAGTCGCGACCACATCATCGACGGGGCGATGGCTCTCGCCGACGAGATCGGTCTCGAGCCCCTCACGATCCGCCGCCTGGCCGACCATCTCGGCGTGCGACCGATGACGATCTACCACTACGTGAAGAACAAGGACGACATCGTCGACGGGATGGTGGGCCGCGTCTTCGACGAGGTCGAGCGCCCCGCGGCAGACACGCTGTGGAAGGACGCCATCGCGAGTCGCGCACGCTCACTGCGCGACGCCCTCCGCCGGCACCCGTGGGCTATCCCCATCATGGAGTCGCGACGCACCCCCGGTGCTGACATCCTCGATCACCACGAAGCGCTCGTGACGACCTGGCTCAGCACCGGCTTCTCGCTTGCCGTCGTCGCACATGGACTCGCGGTCGTCGACGCCTTCGTCTACGGCTTCGCGCTGCAGGAGGCGGCACTCCCGCTCGGTGACGCCGGCGGCGACCTGACCGAGGCCGGCGATCAGATCATCGCGCCGCTCTCGCCCGAGGCATACCCTTCGCTGGTGCGCTTCACGAGCGAGCACGTCATGCAGCCCGGATACGATTTCCGCGACTCGTTCGAAGCGGGACTCGAGATCGTGCTCGACGGCATCGAGCGTCGCGGCCGCAACGAGTGA
- a CDS encoding winged helix-turn-helix transcriptional regulator yields MSDLAAALDVVGARWALLIVGRLLDGPQRYGDLQRDLGVPTNILATRLRELEQAGVLTRLPLRHKTRAYALTDRGLALRESIDALERWVRP; encoded by the coding sequence GTGAGCGACCTCGCCGCCGCCCTCGATGTCGTCGGCGCCCGGTGGGCCCTGCTCATCGTGGGCCGGCTCCTCGACGGACCACAGCGCTACGGTGATCTGCAGCGTGACCTCGGAGTGCCCACCAACATCCTCGCCACCCGACTGCGCGAACTCGAACAGGCGGGCGTGCTGACCCGCCTGCCGCTCCGGCACAAGACCCGGGCTTATGCGCTGACCGATCGCGGCCTCGCGCTGCGGGAGAGCATCGACGCTCTCGAGCGGTGGGTGCGACCGTGA
- a CDS encoding DNA alkylation repair protein, producing the protein MDSPADFIDRTLRAEATEWRTWADGDASVGGLRVYGASVGAVRGTVRDALRRYGDLQHDEVTAVASELWSVPVLERRLATIVLLQRYVESLTGNDLTRIEGFLRDARVADLIEPLTVDVVRPLLARLRGAEADRARRIVARWASSDAQSLQTAAALL; encoded by the coding sequence ATGGATTCGCCCGCCGACTTCATCGACCGCACGCTGCGGGCCGAGGCGACGGAGTGGCGCACGTGGGCGGACGGCGACGCGTCGGTCGGCGGGCTGCGCGTCTACGGCGCATCGGTGGGGGCGGTGCGCGGCACCGTTCGTGACGCGCTCCGCCGATACGGCGACCTGCAGCATGATGAGGTGACTGCCGTCGCGTCTGAACTGTGGTCGGTGCCCGTCCTCGAGCGCCGGCTGGCAACGATCGTGCTGCTGCAGCGATACGTCGAGTCGCTCACCGGCAACGACCTCACCCGCATCGAGGGGTTCCTTCGCGATGCGCGCGTCGCCGACCTCATCGAGCCGCTCACGGTCGATGTGGTGCGTCCGCTGCTCGCTCGGCTTCGGGGCGCTGAGGCCGATCGCGCCAGACGGATCGTGGCTCGATGGGCGTCATCCGATGCGCAGAGCCTCCAAACCGCCGCCGCTCTGCTGTAG
- a CDS encoding aldo/keto reductase, which translates to MKNRTLGPYTVSAIGLGAMPVSMNRDNTYPARDDAIAMIHAALDAGVTLIDTADIYAPADAEMGHNEQIVRDALASWGGDTDGIVVATKGGIVRQADGGVGRDGSLPYLRSAVEKSLRNLGIDAIDLYQYHRPDRWMVYGDIMDNLKTLREEGKVQQIGISNASVEEIDIARQVLGEGVLVSVQNEFSPKHPGSYDELQHCAEHGIAFLPWSPLGGTGGGARDVGERFGAFAAIADDHGVSPQQVVLAWELSLADVVIPIPGARRPASITDSARAADLQLSDDELSRCSAAVGLEV; encoded by the coding sequence ATGAAGAATCGAACGCTCGGCCCGTACACCGTCTCGGCGATCGGCCTCGGTGCGATGCCGGTGTCGATGAATCGCGACAACACCTACCCCGCGCGCGATGATGCGATCGCGATGATCCATGCTGCCCTCGACGCCGGGGTGACGCTGATCGACACCGCCGACATCTACGCGCCCGCCGATGCCGAGATGGGCCACAACGAACAGATCGTGCGCGACGCCCTCGCCTCGTGGGGCGGCGACACCGACGGCATCGTCGTCGCCACCAAGGGCGGTATCGTCCGCCAGGCGGACGGCGGTGTCGGTCGCGACGGGTCGCTGCCGTACCTGCGGTCTGCGGTGGAGAAGTCGCTGCGGAACCTCGGCATCGATGCGATCGACCTGTACCAGTACCACCGGCCGGATCGGTGGATGGTCTATGGCGACATCATGGACAACCTCAAGACCCTCCGTGAGGAGGGCAAAGTGCAGCAGATCGGCATCTCGAACGCGAGCGTGGAAGAGATCGACATCGCCCGGCAGGTGCTCGGCGAGGGAGTGCTCGTCAGTGTGCAGAACGAGTTCTCCCCGAAGCATCCCGGCAGCTACGACGAGTTGCAGCACTGCGCCGAACACGGCATAGCGTTCCTGCCGTGGAGCCCGCTCGGCGGCACCGGCGGCGGGGCGCGTGACGTCGGAGAGCGGTTCGGCGCCTTCGCGGCGATCGCCGATGATCATGGCGTCAGCCCCCAGCAGGTCGTGCTCGCGTGGGAGCTGTCGCTGGCGGACGTGGTCATCCCGATCCCGGGCGCCCGTCGACCCGCGTCCATCACCGACAGTGCCCGGGCGGCCGACCTGCAGCTGAGCGACGACGAGCTCTCCCGATGCTCGGCGGCTGTGGGGCTGGAGGTCTGA
- a CDS encoding O-acetyl-ADP-ribose deacetylase, producing MTLITTLHGDITAQQVDAVVNAANRAMRGGGGVDGAIHRAGGRAILDDCIARFPRGLDTGDAGWTTAGDLPARWVIHTVGPNHAAGERDRRLLESCYRRSLEVAEELGATSIAFPLISAGIYAWPLDDAIDAAVETISRADTGLEEIRLVSFAAATHERVRARVER from the coding sequence ATGACCCTCATCACCACTCTCCACGGCGACATCACCGCGCAGCAGGTCGACGCAGTCGTGAACGCCGCCAACCGCGCCATGCGCGGAGGCGGCGGCGTCGACGGAGCGATCCACCGCGCCGGCGGTCGGGCGATCCTCGACGACTGCATCGCCCGCTTCCCACGCGGTCTCGACACCGGGGATGCGGGATGGACGACCGCCGGCGACCTTCCTGCGCGATGGGTCATTCATACCGTCGGACCCAACCACGCCGCCGGGGAGCGCGACCGGCGCCTTCTGGAGTCCTGCTATCGACGATCCCTCGAGGTCGCCGAAGAACTCGGCGCCACGAGCATCGCCTTCCCGCTGATCAGCGCCGGCATCTATGCGTGGCCACTGGATGATGCCATCGACGCCGCCGTCGAGACCATCTCTCGCGCCGACACCGGCCTGGAGGAGATTCGGCTGGTGTCGTTCGCCGCAGCCACACACGAGCGGGTACGGGCACGAGTGGAGCGATAG
- a CDS encoding zinc-binding dehydrogenase, producing the protein MRAAIHRTFGAPEEVLAIDEIDRPEPGPEEVRVRIVLAAIHNHDLMTVRGQYGVLPDLPARAGTEAMGLIDAVGADVGDRQVGQRVTASGHGVWAEEVVLPARATVPVDDEIPDEVAAQMFAMPMSALTLLDDLSLEAGEWMVQNAANGAVGRLVASLAPSRGIRVINLVRRAEAVDELAAAGIHDVVATDDHDWRERVAALLDGASPRAGVDSVGGSAAGDVLSLLGEGGELVVFGAMASPRLDLAVGDVLFRRTRVRGFWGARPRVTPARRGELAAELRARLADGTINLPVSSVHALDDITDAVRASGEAGRVGKVLLRP; encoded by the coding sequence ATGCGCGCAGCAATCCACCGCACCTTCGGAGCCCCGGAGGAGGTGCTCGCCATCGATGAGATCGACCGGCCCGAACCGGGCCCGGAAGAGGTGCGGGTGCGCATCGTGCTCGCCGCCATCCACAATCACGACCTCATGACCGTGCGCGGGCAGTACGGCGTCCTGCCTGATCTTCCGGCTCGCGCGGGAACCGAGGCGATGGGTCTGATCGATGCCGTCGGTGCCGACGTCGGAGACCGACAGGTGGGTCAGCGTGTCACCGCGAGCGGCCACGGCGTCTGGGCCGAGGAGGTCGTCCTGCCCGCCCGTGCGACGGTTCCCGTCGACGACGAGATCCCCGATGAGGTCGCCGCGCAGATGTTCGCGATGCCCATGTCGGCGCTCACGCTCCTCGACGACCTCTCGCTCGAGGCAGGCGAGTGGATGGTGCAGAACGCCGCCAACGGCGCCGTCGGACGACTGGTGGCGAGCCTGGCACCGAGTCGCGGCATCCGCGTGATCAACCTCGTGCGCCGGGCCGAGGCCGTCGACGAACTTGCCGCGGCCGGCATCCACGACGTCGTCGCCACTGATGACCACGACTGGCGCGAGCGCGTCGCCGCGCTGCTCGACGGCGCCAGCCCGCGCGCCGGCGTCGATTCCGTGGGAGGGAGCGCGGCGGGCGACGTGCTGTCGCTGCTCGGCGAGGGCGGCGAGCTCGTGGTCTTCGGAGCGATGGCTTCGCCCCGGCTCGATCTCGCCGTCGGTGACGTGCTGTTCCGCCGGACCAGGGTGCGGGGATTCTGGGGCGCCCGTCCCCGCGTCACCCCCGCGCGCCGCGGTGAACTCGCCGCGGAACTGCGCGCACGTCTGGCCGACGGCACGATCAACCTGCCGGTGTCATCCGTCCACGCTCTCGACGACATCACCGACGCGGTGCGCGCGAGCGGTGAGGCCGGCCGTGTGGGCAAGGTGCTCCTTCGCCCGTGA
- a CDS encoding DUF6518 family protein codes for MTSVALASAAVLAASLVLGGATAFAQAFLPEWFVSFANSASGWTVITAALVYGARVPWWLSAALGAVSFVLLTVGYAIVSTMRGYAYDPLMFSVIGLVVGPFVGVAACWLRARGLRAALGTAALAGVGMGEAAYGLTVVGETTSPVYWIVIGIIGVVLLGVMLWGRIRGALPVVVAVGGTAVVAVAFVAAYSMVGLI; via the coding sequence ATGACGAGCGTGGCGCTCGCCTCAGCCGCGGTGCTCGCGGCGAGCCTGGTGCTCGGCGGCGCGACGGCGTTCGCGCAGGCGTTCCTGCCCGAGTGGTTCGTGTCGTTCGCGAACTCGGCGAGCGGCTGGACCGTCATCACCGCCGCGCTGGTCTACGGGGCTCGAGTGCCCTGGTGGCTGTCCGCCGCGCTCGGGGCGGTGAGCTTCGTGCTGCTCACCGTCGGGTACGCGATCGTGTCGACGATGCGCGGCTACGCGTATGACCCGCTGATGTTCTCGGTGATCGGCCTCGTCGTCGGACCGTTCGTCGGCGTCGCCGCGTGCTGGCTGCGCGCGCGCGGGCTGCGCGCCGCGCTCGGTACGGCCGCGCTCGCGGGAGTCGGAATGGGCGAGGCTGCCTATGGACTCACGGTGGTCGGCGAGACCACGAGCCCGGTGTACTGGATCGTCATCGGGATCATCGGAGTGGTGTTGCTCGGGGTGATGCTGTGGGGTCGTATCCGTGGAGCCCTACCCGTCGTGGTCGCGGTCGGCGGCACGGCGGTCGTGGCGGTCGCCTTCGTGGCGGCGTACAGCATGGTGGGGCTGATCTGA
- a CDS encoding HNH endonuclease signature motif containing protein, protein MTETATAPDQVAAARLAPVVTEVVDIRRQIAQLQAREARALAHAGEIADAWAAAEENMSTADLPRRSVAAELATALRVSDRTVQRQIGEAARMVEMFPETVRSLGAGRISLAHARVIVEAGDRIEHPELAAEYENSVLGYAEAESASRLRPIARRRAQWFLNETIRERHAKAAATRSVQVHDLDDGMAELQVTGPAVIIHGVHDRLTRMARDVAEADAEAIRNARDAVQAAVKAERAESRNGAEPTGSGAKTERNEQSAVDRAEAHLDELLAARRVLDAIRVDLLADMLLTAAPDAHIGTTATGLGAIQAHVRVTIPVLTLLDSPADDPFEAVTLAGHGPIDPNTARELARNAPGWDRILTHPISGEVLGVDRYQASSQMRRTLDVRDQHCRFPGCRLPAAVCDLDHTLDWQFGGTTTVSNLSHLCRRHHTLKHQTPWTVVQKPGGVLEWTSPTGRVYPDHPVSSVQFVTDAEFDPAPF, encoded by the coding sequence ATGACCGAAACAGCCACCGCACCCGACCAGGTCGCCGCCGCGCGACTGGCGCCGGTGGTCACCGAGGTCGTCGACATCCGGCGTCAGATCGCCCAGCTCCAGGCGCGCGAGGCCCGTGCGCTCGCACACGCGGGCGAGATCGCAGACGCGTGGGCGGCCGCAGAAGAGAACATGTCCACCGCCGACCTCCCCCGGCGCTCCGTCGCCGCTGAACTCGCGACCGCCCTTCGGGTGTCCGACCGCACCGTGCAGCGTCAGATCGGCGAGGCCGCGCGGATGGTCGAGATGTTCCCCGAGACGGTGCGCTCACTCGGGGCCGGCCGCATCTCGCTCGCACACGCGCGCGTCATCGTCGAGGCGGGCGACCGCATCGAGCACCCCGAGCTCGCCGCCGAGTACGAGAACAGCGTGCTCGGATACGCCGAGGCCGAGTCCGCGTCACGCCTGCGGCCGATCGCCAGGCGACGAGCGCAGTGGTTCCTCAACGAGACGATCCGCGAGCGCCACGCGAAAGCCGCCGCGACCCGCTCGGTTCAGGTCCACGATCTCGACGACGGCATGGCCGAACTGCAGGTGACGGGGCCGGCCGTGATCATCCACGGCGTCCACGACCGCCTCACCCGCATGGCTCGCGATGTCGCCGAGGCCGATGCCGAGGCCATCCGCAATGCCCGTGACGCCGTGCAGGCCGCAGTGAAGGCCGAGCGCGCGGAATCGAGAAATGGGGCCGAGCCGACGGGATCGGGAGCGAAAACCGAGCGGAACGAACAGAGCGCGGTCGACCGGGCGGAGGCCCACCTCGACGAGCTCCTCGCCGCCCGCCGTGTGCTCGACGCCATCCGGGTCGATCTTCTCGCCGACATGCTCCTCACGGCAGCCCCCGACGCACACATCGGCACGACCGCGACCGGACTGGGCGCGATCCAGGCGCACGTGCGGGTCACCATCCCCGTGCTCACGCTCCTCGACTCCCCGGCTGACGACCCGTTCGAAGCCGTCACTCTCGCCGGACACGGTCCGATCGACCCGAATACGGCCAGGGAGCTCGCAAGAAACGCTCCCGGATGGGACCGAATTCTCACACATCCCATCTCCGGCGAAGTGCTCGGCGTCGACCGATACCAGGCGTCCAGTCAAATGCGCCGCACCCTCGACGTTCGAGATCAGCACTGTCGATTCCCCGGGTGTCGACTGCCTGCCGCGGTCTGCGACCTCGACCACACGCTGGACTGGCAATTCGGGGGCACGACCACCGTGTCGAATCTCAGTCATCTCTGCCGACGACATCACACCCTGAAACATCAGACGCCGTGGACGGTCGTGCAGAAGCCGGGCGGCGTTCTGGAATGGACAAGCCCCACCGGACGGGTCTACCCCGACCACCCCGTGTCCAGCGTGCAGTTCGTCACCGATGCCGAGTTCGATCCGGCGCCGTTCTGA
- a CDS encoding VOC family protein, with product MSLFITCPVESVERSTAFYTALGWTMDPDMSDHNVSCFAVAPGQYVVLGSREMYASVGGTDDLIGGAETPSKVTVSFDLGSREAVDELTERAGAAGGRVGDTDDYPFMYQRQFDDPDGYHYSPFWMKPEAGPQE from the coding sequence ATGAGCCTCTTCATCACGTGCCCCGTCGAGAGCGTCGAACGCTCGACCGCCTTCTACACCGCCCTCGGGTGGACCATGGATCCTGACATGTCCGACCACAACGTGTCGTGCTTCGCGGTCGCGCCAGGGCAGTACGTCGTGCTCGGCAGTCGAGAGATGTACGCGAGTGTGGGCGGCACCGACGACCTGATCGGCGGGGCCGAGACACCGTCGAAAGTGACCGTCTCGTTCGACCTCGGCAGCCGTGAGGCGGTCGACGAACTCACCGAGCGCGCCGGCGCCGCGGGCGGGCGGGTCGGGGACACCGACGACTACCCGTTCATGTATCAGCGCCAGTTCGACGACCCCGACGGATATCACTATTCGCCGTTCTGGATGAAGCCGGAGGCCGGTCCGCAGGAGTGA